The following proteins are encoded in a genomic region of Magallana gigas chromosome 1, xbMagGiga1.1, whole genome shotgun sequence:
- the LOC117687836 gene encoding uncharacterized protein, which translates to MNKAVITTDGFYNGSFNEMFTSNGQTFLPTHSGYARFILTLSGKATNIAKVSFTIHKAFNVIVAFTNGTQNFTRLYYDQFTGEEHWNVDVLNGFMSRVHLVRITVGYTVPLTISNLRLPLRSCFKNDNDTTQRRQGMFKFVREIH; encoded by the exons ATGAATAAAGCTGTGATAACCACTGACGGTTTTTATAACGGTTCTTTCAACGAGATGTTTACTTCCAATGGACAGACATTTCTACCCACGCACAGTGGCTACGCACGTTTTATTTTGACTCTCTCGGGAAAGGCCACAAACATTGCAAAGGTGTCTTTCACTATCCATAAGGCATTTAACGTGATTGTGGCATTTACAAATGGCACACAAAATTTTACAAGACTT TATTATGACCAATTCACAGGAGAAGAACATTGGAATGTCGATGTATTAAATGGATTTATGTCTAGAGTTCATCTAGTTCGAATCACAGTCGGCTACACCGTTCCCTTAACCATTTCGAATCTGAGGCTTCCTTTGCGGTCttgcttcaaaaatgataatgatACG acacaGCGCAGGCAAGGAATGTTCAAATTTGTGCGGGAAATACACTGA